In Rahnella sikkimica, one DNA window encodes the following:
- a CDS encoding LacI family DNA-binding transcriptional regulator: protein MNNIIKNHTGRSRTATLEDVAREAGLSPMTVSRALNNPKVVRPATIARVMEAVNVTGYIPNMLAGGLATSRTKLIAVVVPQINNNMFVDTVQAISDALAARGYHMLLCIVGYEPESETEIVATLLSRRPDGIVLTGIHHSSDLKRIILNANIPVVEIWDLTPTPIDMLIGFSHEKVGNAIGEYFLGKGFTRFGFICASDRRAVVRKNGAISVLRSQPGTEIREMMVSLPANMEVGRTALKEMISGGERFDAIICSSDTLAQGVIMEAEAQGLRVPDDFSVIGFADLNFAAHNRPSITTVSVDKWDLGIKAASMLADRIEGIPVEEPILDTGYRLVIRESA, encoded by the coding sequence TTGAATAATATAATAAAGAATCACACAGGCCGTTCCCGTACGGCCACGCTTGAAGATGTCGCCAGAGAAGCCGGTCTTTCACCGATGACGGTCAGCCGGGCGTTGAATAATCCCAAAGTTGTGCGCCCCGCGACGATCGCCAGGGTGATGGAAGCCGTGAACGTAACCGGGTATATCCCCAATATGCTCGCCGGCGGGCTGGCGACCAGCCGCACGAAGCTGATTGCCGTGGTCGTGCCGCAGATTAACAACAACATGTTTGTCGATACCGTTCAGGCGATCAGCGATGCACTGGCGGCGCGCGGCTACCATATGTTGCTGTGTATTGTCGGTTACGAGCCGGAATCGGAAACCGAGATTGTCGCCACCCTGCTCTCGCGCCGTCCGGACGGCATCGTTCTGACCGGTATTCATCATTCGTCAGATCTGAAAAGAATCATCCTCAACGCCAATATTCCCGTCGTGGAAATCTGGGATTTAACCCCGACGCCGATTGATATGTTGATCGGTTTCTCCCATGAAAAAGTCGGCAATGCGATTGGCGAATACTTCCTCGGGAAAGGCTTCACGCGATTTGGCTTTATCTGTGCCTCGGACAGACGTGCCGTGGTGCGTAAAAATGGCGCGATCAGCGTGCTGCGTTCGCAGCCTGGCACGGAAATCCGCGAAATGATGGTGTCGCTGCCTGCCAATATGGAAGTCGGACGCACGGCGCTGAAAGAGATGATTTCCGGCGGCGAGCGTTTCGACGCGATCATTTGCAGTTCCGACACGCTGGCGCAAGGCGTGATCATGGAAGCGGAAGCGCAGGGGCTGCGCGTGCCCGATGATTTTTCCGTGATCGGTTTTGCCGATTTGAATTTCGCCGCCCATAACCGGCCTTCGATCACGACCGTGAGCGTGGATAAATGGGATTTGGGGATCAAAGCGGCCAGTATGCTGGCGGACAGAATTGAAGGGATTCCGGTTGAGGAGCCGATTTTGGATACAGGGTATCGGTTGGTGATCAGAGAATCAGCCTGA